One window of Streptococcus suis genomic DNA carries:
- the nspC gene encoding carboxynorspermidine decarboxylase — translation MRIDQVPTPAYVIDEAKLVNNLKILKSVQDRTGCKVLLAQKAFSMYATYPLISQYLAGTTASGLYEAKLGREEFGGEVHVFAPAFKDADLEEILEIADHIVFNSERQLRKHVDKCRAAGVSVGLRINPECSTQGEHALYDPCATGSRFGVRISQFSEDLLDLVDGLHFHTLCEQNSDDLKTTLESVEDKFGPYLHRIKWLNMGGGHHVTREDYDVELLISSIQHMQETYGLEVYIEPGEAIALNAGYLVTEVLDIVENGIETLVLDASATCHMPDVLEMPYRPPLRHGFEAGEKAYTYRLSSNTCLTGDIIGDYSFEKPVEIGDKLYFEDMAIYSFVKNNTFNGIGLPSLALMDKSGNCRIIKEFGYEDFKGRLS, via the coding sequence ATGAGAATCGATCAAGTCCCAACGCCAGCCTATGTCATTGATGAAGCCAAGCTGGTCAACAATTTAAAAATTCTCAAGTCTGTCCAAGACCGTACAGGCTGTAAGGTACTTTTGGCCCAAAAAGCCTTTTCCATGTATGCCACCTATCCACTAATTAGTCAATACCTTGCTGGAACCACCGCATCAGGTCTCTATGAAGCCAAGCTGGGTCGTGAGGAATTTGGGGGTGAAGTCCATGTCTTTGCTCCAGCCTTCAAGGATGCGGATTTGGAGGAGATTTTGGAAATTGCAGACCATATCGTCTTTAACTCAGAGCGCCAACTCCGCAAGCACGTTGACAAATGCCGAGCAGCTGGAGTTAGTGTCGGCCTGCGGATCAATCCAGAATGTTCCACCCAAGGTGAACATGCACTCTATGACCCTTGTGCAACAGGCTCTCGTTTTGGTGTCCGTATCAGTCAGTTTTCAGAAGACCTGCTAGACTTGGTGGATGGCCTGCATTTCCATACTCTCTGCGAGCAAAATTCCGATGATTTGAAAACCACCTTGGAGTCTGTTGAGGATAAATTCGGCCCTTATCTACACCGTATTAAATGGCTCAATATGGGTGGTGGTCATCATGTGACCAGAGAAGATTATGATGTTGAATTGCTGATTTCCTCAATTCAACACATGCAGGAAACTTATGGGCTGGAAGTCTACATCGAGCCAGGAGAAGCTATTGCTCTCAATGCAGGCTATTTGGTGACAGAAGTTTTAGATATTGTCGAAAATGGTATTGAAACACTAGTATTAGACGCATCAGCTACCTGTCACATGCCAGATGTCTTGGAAATGCCCTATCGCCCACCGCTTCGGCATGGCTTTGAGGCTGGTGAAAAGGCCTATACTTACCGACTGTCTTCCAATACCTGTCTGACGGGCGACATCATCGGCGATTATTCCTTTGAAAAGCCTGTGGAGATTGGTGACAAACTCTATTTTGAGGACATGGCCATCTATTCTTTCGTTAAAAATAATACCTTTAACGGCATTGGTCTGCCTAGTCTGGCCCTCATGGACAAGTCTGGTAACTGCCGTATTATCAAGGAATTTGGCTATGAAGATTTCAAGGGGAGGTTGTCATGA
- the aguA gene encoding agmatine deiminase gives MIESPKAAGYRMPAEYEPHHGTLMVWPTRPGSWPFDGQGAKKAFSQVIKTIAESEQVYLLVDEVHREEAQSMLGDGVTYLDIPTNDAWARDTGPTVLVNENGRALSVDWAFNAWGGSYDGLYQDYEADDQVASRFSQAIGLPVHDAHPYVLEGGAIHSDGEGTILVTESCLLSPGRNPHLTKDRIEQVLLDSLGAEKVLWLPYGIFNDETNEHVDNVAVFVGPAEIVLAWTDDEADPQYAMSKADLDYLEEQVDAKGRKLIVHKLPIPKNPILVTEEDLPGYVYEAGEEERTAGERLAASYVNYYVSNGAVLVPQFDDKHDAQALELLAQLFPTRKVVGIPARDILLGGGNIHCITQQIPRFRKESE, from the coding sequence ATGATAGAAAGTCCCAAAGCAGCGGGTTACCGCATGCCTGCTGAGTATGAGCCCCATCATGGAACCCTAATGGTGTGGCCGACTCGCCCAGGATCCTGGCCCTTTGATGGTCAGGGGGCAAAAAAAGCCTTTAGCCAGGTCATTAAAACCATTGCTGAAAGCGAGCAGGTCTATCTTTTGGTGGACGAGGTACATCGTGAGGAGGCCCAATCCATGCTGGGTGATGGTGTTACCTATCTGGACATCCCCACCAACGACGCTTGGGCGCGTGATACAGGTCCGACGGTTTTGGTCAATGAAAATGGCAGAGCTTTGTCTGTTGATTGGGCCTTTAACGCTTGGGGCGGAAGCTATGATGGTCTTTATCAGGACTACGAAGCAGATGATCAGGTGGCTAGTCGATTTAGTCAGGCCATCGGTCTGCCAGTCCATGATGCCCATCCCTATGTCCTAGAAGGTGGAGCCATTCATAGTGACGGTGAAGGAACCATCTTGGTGACCGAATCCTGTTTGCTCAGCCCAGGCCGCAATCCCCATTTGACCAAGGACCGGATTGAGCAAGTACTTCTAGATAGTCTAGGTGCTGAAAAGGTTCTCTGGCTGCCTTATGGTATCTTCAATGATGAAACCAATGAACACGTGGACAATGTTGCAGTCTTTGTTGGTCCAGCTGAGATAGTTTTAGCCTGGACAGATGATGAGGCAGACCCCCAATATGCCATGTCCAAGGCTGATTTGGACTACTTGGAAGAACAAGTAGATGCTAAGGGCAGAAAGTTGATCGTCCACAAACTGCCAATTCCCAAAAATCCCATTCTGGTGACAGAAGAGGATTTGCCAGGCTATGTTTATGAAGCGGGGGAAGAAGAACGAACAGCAGGTGAACGCTTGGCGGCTTCCTATGTAAATTATTACGTCAGCAACGGTGCTGTCTTGGTGCCGCAGTTTGATGATAAGCATGATGCGCAGGCACTTGAGCTTCTAGCGCAGCTTTTTCCGACAAGGAAAGTCGTCGGCATACCAGCCCGCGACATCCTGCTTGGGGGTGGGAATATTCACTGTATCACCCAGCAGATTCCCCGATTTAGAAAGGAAAGCGAATGA
- the aguB gene encoding N-carbamoylputrescine amidase codes for MRNVTVAAVQMHCSQDLWENLATAERLVRQAANQGAQIILLPELFERPYFCQERQYDYYNFAKSVEENDAVQHFIPIAKELQVVLPISFYEKDGNSLYNSIAVIDADGSVLGVYRKTHIPDDHYYQEKFYFTPGNTGFKVWETRYAKIGIGICWDQWFPETARCLALNGAELLFYPTAIGSEPILDTDSQGHWQRTMQGHAAANITPVIAANRIGLEEVQPSAENGGQSSSLRFYGSSFMTDETGELIEQAGREEEVVLLATYDLDKGARERLDWGLFRDRRPHMYSRITE; via the coding sequence ATGAGAAATGTTACTGTTGCTGCTGTCCAGATGCACTGTAGTCAGGACCTTTGGGAAAATCTGGCGACCGCAGAGCGTTTGGTCAGACAGGCTGCTAATCAGGGAGCGCAGATTATCCTCCTACCCGAACTTTTTGAGCGTCCTTATTTTTGTCAAGAACGCCAGTATGACTATTACAACTTTGCCAAGTCTGTAGAGGAAAACGATGCTGTTCAGCACTTTATACCTATCGCCAAAGAATTACAGGTCGTTTTGCCTATTTCCTTCTATGAAAAAGATGGTAATAGCTTGTATAATTCAATTGCTGTTATTGATGCAGATGGTAGTGTATTGGGAGTTTACCGCAAGACCCATATTCCTGACGATCATTATTACCAGGAGAAGTTTTACTTCACACCTGGAAATACTGGATTCAAGGTCTGGGAGACTCGTTATGCCAAGATTGGGATTGGCATCTGTTGGGACCAATGGTTTCCAGAAACAGCTCGCTGCCTAGCTTTGAATGGGGCGGAATTACTCTTTTATCCAACAGCCATCGGTTCGGAGCCCATTCTGGATACGGATAGCCAAGGTCATTGGCAGCGGACCATGCAGGGCCATGCTGCGGCCAATATCACCCCGGTCATTGCGGCCAATAGGATTGGCTTGGAAGAAGTACAACCTTCTGCAGAAAATGGAGGACAGTCTTCTAGCCTGCGTTTTTATGGTTCGTCCTTTATGACAGATGAAACAGGTGAATTGATTGAACAAGCGGGACGAGAGGAAGAAGTTGTCTTGCTTGCCACTTATGATTTGGACAAGGGTGCGCGTGAGCGCTTGGACTGGGGACTTTTCAGAGATCGTAGACCGCACATGTACAGCCGCATAACAGAATAA